GGCACTGATATGGAAGTCGCGCATGCGGTGCGTTTCCTGGCTTCGGAAGAGGCCGGCTACATCACCGGCCACGTTCTCAAAGTCAATGGCGGCATGCTGATGGGGTAACGTCCGCGAAAAGGATTGTGCGCCATGTTGCCTGAGCAAAAACCCGCGTTGCTGGTCCTGCTGACCGTGTTCACCCTGGTGCTGGCGTGGTCCGCCATCCATCCTCACGACTACTTCACCTGGAGTCTTGAAGTCTTCCCAGCGCTGATCGCCCTGGGCGTGCTGGCTTTTACTTACCGCAGGTTCCCGTTTACGACTTTTGTTTACGTATTGATAACCATCCACGCCTGCATCCTGTTTGTCGGCGGACATTACACCTACGCGCTGGTCCCGCTGGGTGACTGGGTACGCGACCACTTCCATCTGCTGCGCAATGATTACGACCGCGTAGGCCATTTTGCCCAGGGCTTTGTCCCTGCGCTGATTGCGCGCGAAGTGTTGTTGCGCCGCAAAGTTGTTTTGCGACGCGGCTGGCTTTTTTACATCGTATTGAGTATCTGCCTGGCCATCAGCGCCGCGTATGAACTTTTCGAGTGGCGGATTTCCGTTGCCACCGGCACGGCCGCGGAGTCGTTCCTGGGGACGCAAGGCGATCCCTGGGACACGCAGGAAGATATGGCCACTGCCTTAGTCGGCGCGCTGGTTGCGCTGATGTTTTTTTCGCGATGGCATGATCGCCTGATCGCCCGGCTTGAAGATCTGCTGTCGCGAAAGACGAGTGGGGCGCAGGCCTGAGCGGGAGCACAGAAGTGCTGACCATCATCCAAGCCGAGACCCCGGAGCACATCGCCACGGCGCGCGAGTTGATGGTGGAGTACGCCACCTGGCTGGAATACAACCTGTGTTTCCAGGGTTTTGAAGACGAAATGCGTACGCTGCCTGGCAAGTACGCCCCGCCCGGCGGACGCCTTTTTCTAGCTCTCTGGAATGGCCAGCCCGCTGGAGTGGGCGCGCTGCGGCCGTTGCCGCAAGACATTCCCGGCGTCTGCGAGATGAAACGGCTCTACGTGCGTTCCCGATTTCGCGGACACGCCATTGGCCGCGCGCTGGCCGAAGAGCTCATCGCCGCGGCGCTGGCCTGCGGATACTCGGCCATGCGCCTGGACACCATTCCGGGAAAAATGGACCGCGCGATCAGCCTTTACCGCGAACTGGGATTCAAAGAAGTGGCTCCTTACTACAACACGCCTGTGGATAAAACCGTCTTTATGGAGCTCAGTCTAAAGTCGTCTCCGCGCCGGTCTGCATAGAATCATGCGGATGCTGCGGCAAGCTGAAAGCAACTCGTCAACTCTATTCTCTTATCGCGTTCAGCCGGGGCAGTCTACAAGATGCTTATTTGGTAACTACATGATTTTGCTTAGTGCGCGCGTCAACAGTCATTGGGATGTGTGCAACAGAATTGTGGCTGACGCCGAGTTCCTCGCAGGTTTTGCACGCTTGGCTGACAAAAATTGTGCTTGCAGAAAGCTTGGCGCGTGATTACTATTCACGCAACCCCGATCGCTGATGCGAGCCCTGTTGTGCTGGTTCCCAAATGAATATTGGAGAAACAATCAGGAATTACCGGATGCAGAAAGGTATGTCCCAAGGGGACATTGAGAAGCGTACAGGACTGTTGCGCTGCTACCTTTCGCGGGTAGAAAACGGGCATACCATTCCGTCACTGGATACTCTTGCCAAGATCGCCGGCGCTATGGACCTGCCTCTGGGGCAGTTCTTCGCCGACCACCACTCCAACGGCAACTCCAAGAGCCTGCCGCCACTGAGCGAAGAAGAAGTCCGCTTTCTCAGCCAGATCCGCCGCTACGCCACCAACTTGAATGACAGCGACCGCAAACTGGTGCTGGCGATGGTCAAGAAGATGGCATCCAGCTCAGGCAAATAAGTCAGCATTCAGCCCCTAGACAGAAATTGGCCGCGAGGCCGACTTGCGCGCCGAGCGGCCCGCAGAGGAGCAGGTTGGCCTCGGCGAAAAGCAGACTCGCCGGCGGTCCGGAGCGAAGTGACAGGAATATTGGGCCGCGAGGCCGACTTGCGCGCCGAGCGGCCTGCAGCAGGCGCACAAGCAAACTGAGCCCGAAGCTACACTCGCAAGCGGTTTGGAGCGCAGCGACAGAAAAACTACGCCGCGTTGGCCTCACCCAGCGTCATGACGGCCAGCTCCAACCGGTCGCGAACGCCGGTTTTGGTGAAAATGCTCTGCAAATGCCTTTTCACCGTGTTCTCGCTGATGGACAAGGCCTGACCAATGTCTTTGTTCTTCAAGCCGCGGGCCACGTAATTAGCGATCTGCCGTTCGCGATCAGAAAGCCTGCCCAGGGCGTGGTTGGATTTATGCGATTCCGCGCTCATGCTGGCCAGCACCTGCTGCGCCCGCTCATCGGAGAACGCGAGTTCGCCCCGGGCCACGGTGCGGATGGCCGCGAACAAGGTTTCCGAGCCATCGTTCTTGAGGACCAGCCCGCGCGCGCCGAGTTTCACGGCTTGCGCGTAGTCGGCTTCATTCTCGGATGACGTTAGCACCACTGCGCCGGCGCGGTTGCCCGCGCGATCCAGCGCGCGCAACACTTCAAAGCCATCGCCGGGAGGAAGGAACTGGTCCAGGATCAGCACGTCCGGCTGCAGCTCCTGCACCATGGTTAAGGCCTCCGGGCCGGTGATGGCGCAACCCGCCACCTCGAAGTCTTCCTGCGAAGTCAGTAATGACGCCAGCGACTCGCGCAGCACTTTATGATCGTAGGCGATAATAAGACGAATCCGTTTGGGGGACATATTTACACCATTCATATCTGACATTGGATGCAATCCAAAGCACAATGAACTGCCTGGACTTTGGGGTAAATTTCGGTAATTTTTCTTATGATATAGTCCGCTCAGCCGCAATCGTGACCGCGGAAGACGGAGTTTTGCTCCCTTGACGATCGACGAAGAACTCTCGATGCTCGAAGATCATCTGCGCCGCCTCAAGGTGGAGTACGACATCTATTTCGGCGGCGGTTCCAAAAAACCGCCCCAAGACATCGAATGGAAAGTCAAAAACCTGCTGAAAAAATATTCTGACGGCAGCCGCATGAATTACGGCCAGCGCTTCCGTTATAACACCGCGCAGCAGAAGTTCGCGCTGTACAACGCTCTGTGGCAGCAGAAACTGCAGATCAAGGAAGAAGGGTACCGCCGTCCCCAGGACGCCGTTCTGGGAATCCAGGGCCTGCGTCCTGACCAGCAGCATGCCGCCGAGCAGGAGCTTAAGCTGCACGGCTCAGTGGTTGACGCTAAGCCCTTTAGCGTGGCTTTCTCTGACTCCAAGTCCGACCAGAAGCAGGTCGAGGCCCTGTTCCACGCCCTCTCTGACGCGCGCAAGCATACCGGCGAAAAAAGCTCGGCCAATCTGGACTCCTTCAAGAAATTCGTCCAGCAAAAGACCTCGCAACTCCGCAAAGAGTACGGCTCCAAATCCGTGGAATACTCGGTGGAGATCAAAAACGGCCAGGTCAAACTCAAAGCCAAACCCAAAGCGTAAGGGAAATTGGGGATTGTGTAATTTGGTAATCGGATAATTTGCCGATTTGCGTTTTCAAATTACGAAATTACAAAATCATTCAATTACCAATTCCTCTTCCTCTGTTTGCACGTCGTCGGCCCTCACTGTTACCTTATTCCTTAACCCTTCCCCCTTCCGAGGAAACGCCGTGCCCAAAATTCAGCGTGCCATACTCAGCGTCACCGATAAGACCGGCCTCGTAGACTTCGGCAAAAAACTCTCCGCCCTGAAAGTTGAACTCATTTCCACCGGCGGAACTGCCAAGCTGTTGCGCGAATCCGGCGTGGCGGTGAAAGATATTTCCGAGCTCACCGGCTTTCCCGAAATGATGGACGGTCGCGTCAAGACGCTTCATCCCAAGGTCCACGGCGGGATCCTGCACGTGCGCGACAATCCCAGCCACGTGGCGTCGGCACGCGAGCACGGCATCCAGCCCATTGACATGGTCGTGGTCAACCTTTACGCGTTTGAAAAGACGGCATCCAAACCGGGCGTGCACTTTGACGAGGTGATCGAGAACATTGATATCGGAGGGCCGTCCATGGTGCGGTCCGCGGCCAAAAACTTTCGCGACGTGGCCATTGTGACT
The Terriglobia bacterium genome window above contains:
- a CDS encoding DUF2238 domain-containing protein; protein product: MLPEQKPALLVLLTVFTLVLAWSAIHPHDYFTWSLEVFPALIALGVLAFTYRRFPFTTFVYVLITIHACILFVGGHYTYALVPLGDWVRDHFHLLRNDYDRVGHFAQGFVPALIAREVLLRRKVVLRRGWLFYIVLSICLAISAAYELFEWRISVATGTAAESFLGTQGDPWDTQEDMATALVGALVALMFFSRWHDRLIARLEDLLSRKTSGAQA
- a CDS encoding GNAT family N-acetyltransferase — translated: MVEYATWLEYNLCFQGFEDEMRTLPGKYAPPGGRLFLALWNGQPAGVGALRPLPQDIPGVCEMKRLYVRSRFRGHAIGRALAEELIAAALACGYSAMRLDTIPGKMDRAISLYRELGFKEVAPYYNTPVDKTVFMELSLKSSPRRSA
- a CDS encoding helix-turn-helix transcriptional regulator, with the protein product MNIGETIRNYRMQKGMSQGDIEKRTGLLRCYLSRVENGHTIPSLDTLAKIAGAMDLPLGQFFADHHSNGNSKSLPPLSEEEVRFLSQIRRYATNLNDSDRKLVLAMVKKMASSSGK
- a CDS encoding response regulator transcription factor, translating into MSDMNGVNMSPKRIRLIIAYDHKVLRESLASLLTSQEDFEVAGCAITGPEALTMVQELQPDVLILDQFLPPGDGFEVLRALDRAGNRAGAVVLTSSENEADYAQAVKLGARGLVLKNDGSETLFAAIRTVARGELAFSDERAQQVLASMSAESHKSNHALGRLSDRERQIANYVARGLKNKDIGQALSISENTVKRHLQSIFTKTGVRDRLELAVMTLGEANAA